One Candidatus Paceibacterota bacterium genomic region harbors:
- a CDS encoding DNA topoisomerase subunit B has protein sequence MAENKDKKKGFGHEYSAENITVLEGLEPVRKRPGMYIGSTGTEGLHHLVIEIFDNSRDEAMGGFANEIEVVILPGEKIRVTDNGRGIPVDIHSKTKVSALETVMTTLHAGGKFDQGSYKIAGGLHGVGASVVNALSIWTKVEVHKDGTVYEQEYKIGKKLYNVRKAGKTKHQGTVVTFHPDPAIFSETIFDWNKLIGHFRQQAYLVKALRVRVIDARGYEGKMDLNGVGYFTELDIEAPSQTFYFEGGLLSLVKFYNLHEKPVHNNVFYIEKEVNDIQVECALQYIDDIKTREFTYANSTSTPEGGTHLTGFRTALTRVLNDYGRKNNILKESEDNLTGDDVREGITAVVSVKLHDAQFEGQTKAKLGSVEARGAVEAVFGEAFAMFLEENPDDARGMLNKTILALKARKAAKAAKDSVLRKGALEGMTLPGKLSDCQSRSAEESEVFIVEGDSAGGSSKMGRDRKTQAVLPLKGKILNVERARLDKMLSSVEVRSLIIAMGTGIAETFDISKLRYHKVIIATDADVDGAHIRTLLLTLFYRYFKPLIDGGYIYIAQPPLYKITKGKEINYAYTEEDKAKFVGNEAMVIEEGEELVNEDEAEAEKTKKGPKVRVQRYKGLGEMNPEELWETTMDPAKRILKQVTIENAEEADQTFDMLMGSEVPPRKLFIQTHAKMANLDV, from the coding sequence ATGGCAGAAAATAAAGATAAAAAGAAAGGCTTCGGTCACGAATATAGCGCCGAGAACATCACTGTTTTGGAGGGTTTGGAGCCGGTGCGGAAACGACCGGGCATGTATATCGGCTCGACCGGTACGGAGGGCTTGCATCACCTCGTCATAGAAATCTTCGACAACTCGCGCGATGAGGCGATGGGCGGCTTTGCCAATGAGATTGAGGTGGTCATTTTGCCGGGAGAAAAAATCAGAGTAACAGACAACGGCCGCGGTATACCGGTTGATATACACTCAAAGACCAAGGTCTCGGCGCTTGAGACGGTCATGACTACCTTGCATGCCGGCGGTAAATTTGATCAGGGCTCTTATAAGATTGCCGGTGGTTTGCACGGCGTAGGCGCATCTGTTGTGAACGCACTTTCTATTTGGACGAAAGTGGAGGTCCATAAAGATGGTACGGTTTACGAGCAAGAATATAAAATAGGCAAGAAGCTCTACAACGTGCGCAAGGCAGGAAAGACCAAACACCAGGGTACGGTCGTCACCTTCCACCCTGATCCGGCGATATTCTCCGAAACTATTTTTGATTGGAACAAACTCATCGGTCACTTTCGTCAACAGGCATATCTCGTCAAAGCCTTGCGTGTGCGTGTTATTGATGCACGAGGATATGAAGGCAAAATGGACTTGAACGGTGTCGGATACTTTACAGAGCTCGATATCGAAGCACCCTCGCAAACTTTTTATTTCGAAGGCGGTCTGCTCTCTTTGGTAAAATTTTACAATCTCCACGAGAAGCCGGTGCATAATAATGTCTTCTATATAGAGAAGGAGGTTAACGATATTCAAGTCGAGTGTGCTTTACAGTACATAGACGACATCAAGACGCGCGAGTTCACTTATGCCAACAGCACCTCGACGCCTGAAGGTGGGACACACTTGACCGGCTTCCGCACTGCGCTCACCCGCGTATTGAACGATTACGGTCGCAAGAATAACATCTTAAAAGAATCGGAAGATAACCTGACCGGCGATGATGTGCGCGAGGGTATCACAGCCGTTGTGTCCGTTAAACTTCACGACGCGCAATTCGAAGGCCAGACTAAGGCTAAGCTTGGATCGGTAGAAGCGCGTGGGGCGGTGGAGGCTGTCTTCGGCGAGGCGTTCGCGATGTTCCTCGAGGAGAATCCAGATGACGCTCGCGGGATGTTGAATAAAACTATCCTGGCCTTGAAGGCTCGCAAGGCGGCCAAGGCGGCGAAGGATAGTGTCTTGCGCAAGGGCGCTTTGGAGGGCATGACTTTGCCGGGCAAACTTTCTGACTGTCAATCGCGCAGTGCCGAGGAGTCGGAGGTGTTTATCGTAGAGGGAGATTCTGCAGGCGGTTCATCCAAGATGGGTCGCGATCGCAAGACACAGGCGGTCTTGCCTTTGAAGGGTAAAATATTAAATGTAGAACGCGCCCGACTCGACAAAATGCTTTCGTCAGTTGAGGTACGTTCTCTAATAATCGCCATGGGGACCGGCATTGCCGAGACGTTTGATATTTCAAAATTACGTTACCATAAAGTAATTATCGCAACAGATGCCGATGTTGACGGTGCGCACATTCGCACACTTCTGCTCACGTTATTTTACAGATACTTTAAACCGCTTATCGATGGTGGATATATTTACATCGCCCAGCCGCCACTCTATAAAATCACCAAAGGCAAGGAGATTAATTATGCTTACACAGAAGAAGACAAAGCTAAGTTCGTCGGCAACGAAGCGATGGTGATAGAAGAAGGGGAGGAACTCGTGAACGAAGACGAAGCCGAGGCCGAAAAAACAAAGAAAGGCCCGAAAGTCCGCGTGCAAAGATACAAAGGTCTTGGAGAGATGAATCCTGAAGAGCTCTGGGAGACCACGATGGATCCGGCCAAGCGCATACTTAAGCAAGTGACTATTGAGAATGCCGAAGAGGCCGACCAGACCTTCGATATGCTTATGGGTTCCGAGGTGCCACCGCGCAAATTATTTATCCAGACTCACGCCAAGATGGCCAATCTCGATGTCTAG